The following is a genomic window from Chryseobacterium sp. StRB126.
CCTTTCAAAAGAACTGGAGAAGATCCAACCAGAATGTTTGCCGGAGAAGGTGGGCCGGAAAGAACCAACAGAAGATTCCACTATGTTTCGGCAGAAATGGATGCAAAACGTTTATCCACAGCTTTTGACTCTGTAACTTTATACGGACAAGACCCTGCTCTTCCACCAGATATTTATGGTAAAATTGGAAATGCAGGAGTTTCTATTGCGACGTTGGATGATGCTAAAAAATTGTATTCCGGATTTGATTTGGTGAATGCAATGACTTCAGTTTCGATGACCATCAACGGACCTGCACCGATGTTATTAGCTTTCTTTATGAATGCTGCCATCGACCAGAATGTTGAGAAATATATTGCTGAACATAAGCTTGAAGCTAATGTTGAGAAAGCTTTAAAAGCAAAATTCGATGATAAAGGTTTAGAAAGACCAAAATATAACGGGGAATTACCTCCTTCCAATAATGGTTTAGGATTAAAACTATTAGGTTTAACGGGAGATGAAGTGATTCCTGCTGAAGCTTATGCTGAAATTAAGGCTAAAACGATTGCCACTGTTCGTGGGACTGTTCAGGCAGATATTTTAAAAGAAGATCAAGCTCAAAATACCTGTATTTTCTCTACTGAATTTGCCCTAAGATTAATGGGGGACGTTCAGGAATATTTCATCACAGAAAAAGTAAGAAACTTCTACTCGGTTTCTATTTCAGGATATCACATTGCTGAAGCTGGAGCAAACCCGGTTTCTCAGTTGGCATTTACACTGGCTAATGGTTTCACGTATGTGGAATATTATTTGTCAAGAGGAATGAATATCAATGATTTTGCTCCTAACTTATCCTTCTTCTTCTCTAACGGAATTGACCCTGAATATTCAGTGATCGGACGTGTAGCAAGAAGAATCTGGGCAAAAGCCATGAAACTGAAATATGGAGCAGACGAAAGAAGCCAAATGTTGAAATACCACATCCAAACTTCAGGGCGTTCGCTTCACGCTCAGGAAATTGATTTCAACGATATCAGAACCACACTACAAGCGCTTTATGCAATTTATGATAACTGTAATTCACTTCACACCAACGCTTATGATGAGGCCATTACAACGCCAACTGAGCAGTCTGTAAGAAGAGCAATGGCGATTCAGTTGATTATCAACAAAGAATTAGGGTTAGCTAAAAATGAAAACCCACTTCAGGGATCTTTCATTATTGAAGAGCTAACAGATCTTGTGGAAGAAGCTGTTTATGCAGAATTCGACAGAATTACTGAAAGGGGTGGTGTTCTTGGTGCTATGGAAACGATGTATCAACGTTCAAAAATCCAAGAAGAATCTATGCATTATGAATGGTTGAAACATACTGGAGAGTATCCAATCATCGGGGTAAATACTTTCTTAGGAAAAGATGGTTCGCCAACAGTTCGTCCTGGAGAAGTTATCCGTTCAACTGAGGAGGAAAAGCAGGTTCAGATCGAAACCCTTCATAGTTTCCAAAAATCTAATGAAGACAAGTCAGAAGCAGCCTTAAAAACATTACAACATGCAGCCATCAATCAGCAGAATTTATTTAATGTAATGATGGATGCCGTAAAATACTGTTCTCTGGGACAAATCACCAATGCTTTATTTGAAGTGGGTGGTAAGTACAGAAGAAATATGTAAGACAAGATACATCTTGACATAACAAAACCTAACAGGATTCGGAATCCTGTTAGGTTTTTTATTTATATTCGCCGCAAAAAATAAAATATGAGAATCTCACTTGCCCTTTTGCTCTGTCTTATTTTTAGTTTCACAAATGCTCAAAAGAAAAAAGGTTGTAAATAATTACAGTTACCAGTTGGATTTCATAACCGACACCTCTATCAAAAAAGGCTTAAAGTCAGCGATTTAATAAAAACATTATAATTCAAACCCCAAGGAATTTCTTTGAGGTTTTTTCGTATTTTTAATCTAAGAAAACTAACACTCATGAAAAAGGAATTTCAAATTAAAGAGCCTTGTTCTGCTGCCCGGGAAAATATGCAGGAGATTCCCGGTGGAAGCTTTTGTGATCTTTGTTCAAAGAAAGTATATGACCTAGCGGACAAAACGGATGATGAGATTAAGATATTATTACAATCACATTCATCTGTTTGTGGAAGGATTCAGGCAGATCGGTTATCTATTCCGGAAGGAAAAACAGGAACTCCATACAACTTTTTTCAACTTCCTTTTAGAAAAATAGCCAGTGGAGTCTTTCTGTCTATCTTATTTACTTCAAATCTCAACGCACAAAAAAAGAAGATTGATACTTTGGGCACTGCTGAAATACAGGGAATGATTTGGGTATCTCCTAAATCAGAGGATGAAGATTATGATTTTCCAGAGCCTGTAATCACCAGACAACTGGAAGTAAAACCTTCAGGAGATCCCGGAAACCTTATCCAGTATCAGTTTATTACGATTCTTACTCCTTTTAAAAGGTTTACATCTACTCAGGCATTTAAAAATTATATCAATATTCCTGCAGATAATATCAGAATAAACAATATTTTCGTTCTTGAAGGTGAACCTCAGAAGGGAGAATTAAATACTAATAAATATTTTCTTTTTGTGAATAAACGGCATATTAAAGATGATAATATCCTGAATCTAAATCTGGATCAAATTAAAACATTTCCTTTCAGTCCTAAGAATAAAGACTTTATTTATTTTCTGGATGGTGAAGAAATCACAAAAAAGGAATTTGAACAATACCTGAAAGAGAATAAGATTGATTACTATTTCCTTCCGGAAATCTACGCAGAAGAACTTTTTGGAAGTGATTACTACTTTGAAAACGGTGCGATTGTATCCTATAGAAAATAAGAGAGTATTTAAATAAAGAAGTTGGAAGGTCCTTTTAACAATCTTAAAAAAGTAAAACCGCAGAATCATCTGCGGTTTTACTTTATATGGAGCTGGAACTATTTCTTATTGAAATCTCCTGCAAAAACAGAAGTCAGCTTGTCTTCACTAATATATTTTTTAAGAACATCATTTACCTGTCCTACTTTTAAAGCTGAAACTTTCGCTTCCAATGTATCATAGTCTTCTAAAGGAATACCATACTGAAGCTGAGAGTTGACAAGTCCCATCAGTGTACTCTCATTCCCTAAACTTGTTTTTCTTGAAGTTAACCAAGAAGTTAGGTTAGATTTAAATTCTTCCTCAGTAAATCCTTCTTTTACAGCTTTATTTACTTCTTCTTTTAAAGCTTTGTTTACAGCATCTTTTTTAGTTGGATTAAAGAATGCATACCAACCCCAGGATGCCACATTATTATCTGTCGGAACCGCCATATATGAACCTGCACCATAACTTATCCCTTCTTTTTCACGGAGTCTCATCGGAATTCTTGCCGTCATGAATCCACCGCTGCCCAACATTTCATTAGCTATCAGCAGTGCTGGATAATCAGGGCTATTTCTATCCATAGAGAAGCTAATCTTACCTACCGCTGCTCCGTTTTCTTTATCTGGAGTTAAATAGATCTTATCTTCTTTTTTAGTCGCAAAAAGTTCAGGCTTAATTTGTTCATAGTTCGATTTGGAATTCCATTTCCCGAATGTATTTTCCATTAAAGTAGATGCTGTTTTAGAATCCAGATCTCCAATCATGGTTCCTACTCCATTATTACTTCCTATAATTTTATTGTAAAAATCTACAAGTTCCTGTCTTTTGATTGTTTTATTTGCCTCAATCTGTTCTTTGAAAGATGGAGTATAATAAATGCTTTCTTTAGGATAGTTTTCAGTAATTTTTCCAATCTCAGTAAACGCTAATGCCTGTGGATCATTTAAAGAACCTTCAAGGTAAGTATTGTATTCATTTACGGTCTTTACCAGTTCTGCTTCCGGGAAGTTAGATTCTGTAAGGATTTCTTTCATCAGATCCATTACTTTCGGCAAATGCTCTTTGTATGTATTTACGTTTGCAGTTAACGTTTGCCCTTTGAATGAGAAGTTGATGGAAGATTTCCACTGATCCAGCATATCCTGAATCTGCTCTTTCGTATGAGATTTGGTTCCGGTTTTCATAACCTGGGCCATTAAAGCTCCTATCTGAGCTTTCCCGCTTAAGTCTTTAGCGTTACTTACAGGGAAACGGAAACTTCCCATTACTTTCCCACCTTTAATTTCTTTCTTGATAACGCCATACTTCATCCCGTTGCTTAATTTACCTTCAGAAAGATTAGCTTTTAGGTTTTTAACGCTTGCTTCAAAAGGAGCTACTTCTTTTTCTAACGCTTTTCCTTTATAATCTTTGGTCAGACTAGCAATCTGGTCATCAGAATATTCAAGGTTTTTAACTCTTTTTTCATCTTTAGCTGGTACAAACACCCCTACCGTTCTGTTATTGGTTTTAAAATATTTATCAGCAACCCTTTGGATATCGGCCAAGGTTAGTTTTTCTACATTATCACGATATAGCATTCCTAACTTATAACTTCCGGCCCCTACAATCTCCGTAAGTCCAATTGCAAAATTGATGGTATTGTTTTTTGTGTTCTCAATTTGTTTTAAAATCTTAGCCTTTGCTCTTGTAACATCCTGTTCTGTATACTTAATGATTGCAACTTTGTCAAGCTCTGTTCTGAACTCACTTTCCACTGCTTTTACATCTTTATCTGCAGGAATTTCCAATCCGAAATACATAAAGGCTGCGTCTCTTACCGTTGGCTGATAAGAATAAACAGAAGCGGCTTTATGAGAATCAATCATCGCCTTATATAAATATCCTGAAGGATCTGCCGTTAATATCTCTGATAATGCATCTAATGCTGCATAATCTTTATCTGCATAAGGCGCTGTATGGTACAATGCCCCTACAATTTTACTGTCACCTGAACGTTTCAGTTCTACAAAACGTTCTCCATCCTGAGCCGGCTCAACAGTATAAGTCTGATCCAAAACTCTTGAAGGTCTCGGAATAACTGAGAAATATTGGGTGATATAATTTAAAGCCTGTTTTTCATCAAATTTACCTGCGACAACCAATGTAGCATTGTCCGGTTGATAATGTTTCTCATAGAATTTTCTAAGGGTTGGCGCCTTTACTCTTTCAATATCTTCTTTACTTCCGATGGTACTGTTTCCGTAGTTATGCCATAAATAAGCAGTGGATACAATGCGCTCCATTAGAACTGATCCCGGATTATTTTCGCCAATCTCAAATTCATTTCTTACGACAGAGAACTCTTTGTCAAGATCAGTTTGAAGAATCGTAGCATTCACCATTCTGTCTGCTTCCATTTCTAAAGCCCACTTCAGGTTTTCGTCACTGGAAGGGAAAATTTCATAATAGTTTGTTCTGTCGTACCAAGTTGTCCCATTGGCGTCTCCTCCTTTATCTGACAATTGTTTTTTAATATCACCTAATTTTTTAGTGCTTTTAAATAACATATGTTCCAGTAAGTGGGCCATTCCTTTTTCTCCATAACCTTCGTGCTTAGAACCTACATTGTAAATAATGTTCACCACCATATTACTTTGCGAGGCATCCGGAATCAAAAGAACTTTCATCCCGTTAACCAGTGTATATTCTTTTACTCCCTCTGTGTTGCTTACAAATTTTGGAGTTTCAGATTTTTGTGAAAATAAAGGTGTTGCGATTCCTGTGAAAAATAGGACGGCTGTCCCAACCAATAGATTTTTCATGTGTTTTATTTTAAATCTGTTTAATTTTGAGTGTTTTCAAGTCTATTATACTAATTAGACACTATAAATCACTGGAATGTTACAAATTTTGTCATAAAATTGCAGTATCAATAGAAATTTAGAGCAATGAAGTGTAAAGCCTTATTCAACTGGAGCAGCGGAAAAGATTCTGCCTTGGCTCTTTATAAAATAGTACAGGAAAATCAATATGATGTAGAAACTCTATTAACCAGCATCAATAAAGAATTTCAAAGGATTTCTATGCATGGGGTTCATGTTCATCTATTGGAACAGCAGGCTTCTCTTATTGGTATTCCCCTTACTAAAATGGAGCTTCCCAAAGAACCTTCTATGGAAGAGTATCAGGAAATCATGCATACAACAATGGCTGAAATACAGGCGCAGGGTATTACCCACTCTATTTTTGGAGACATTTTTCTGGAAGACCTCCGCCAATACAGAGAAAAACAATTAAATACTATTGGCATGCAGGCTGTATTTCCTCTTTGGAAACAAGATACCTCTGACCTCATCCGAGAATTTTTAAAACTGGGATTTAAAACAATTGTAACCTGTGTAAATGGAACCTATCTGGACAAAAGCTTTGCAGGAAGAATCATTGACCAGCAATTCCTTGATGATCTTCCTGAAAATATTGATCCTTGTGGAGAAAATGGGGAATTCCATACTTTTACTTTTGATGGGCCAATTTTTAAAAGCCCGGTTCAGTTTGAAATTGGAGAAACGGTGAAAAAGACCTATCCCAAGCCAAAGTCTAATTCAGAAGACCAAGATGAAGAATATGTTTTCTGGTTCTGCGACCTGATTCCAAAATAATCTACAAACGATATTTTTAGCCATGGATGAACGAATAAAATGAATCCTGTAAACTTTAAGCCTTTGCTTCTACGTGGTTTAGAAAAAATTGTTATTTCTAAACCACATAAGAACATAAAATATTAATACACAATGAGTTTATTCGTGCATTTTTCGCAATAAAATTTTACTTTAACTGTGTAATGGTATTGTTCATCGTTTCAAAGATCAGCTGAACATCTGTTTCATTGGTTTTCCAATTGACAAAAGCTGCCCGGATCCCTTTATGTTGATTATAGAAAGTGGGTGTCATGAAAACTTTCCCTGTACTATTAAGCATTTCAAGAAATTTACCTATCTCCTCCTGCTTTGTATCATCTTTCAGAGTGAAACATACTGTATTGAGACGTACCGGGACTAAGAGTTTAAAATCATTACTGTTTTCAATAAGTCTTCCAAAATTTCTGGCCAATGACACATTATTTTCTACAATTTCCTTATAGCCTTCTTTTCCATAAGCCATTAAAGTAAACCATGCCGGAAGAGCTTTTAGGCGTCTTGAGTTCTCAGGAAGAAAATTCAAATAATTGAAATCAGCCAAAGGATCTACTAAATAAGGAGCATTGGAATTCTGAAAGGTTTCTCCCTGCAAAATCTTGTATTCTTCCTTTACAAAAAATAGGGCACTTTCATAAGGAACATTCAGCCATTTATGGCAGTCTACCGTAATACTGTCGGCACTTTCCCAACCTTTAACAAGATGTTTATAATGTTCGGAGCAAGCAGCAAAGCCGCCAAAAGCAGCATCAATATGCCACCAGAAGTTATATTTTTCTTTCAGTTTTTTGATCTCTATGAAATCATCAAAATCAACAGTATTTACAGTTCCACCGCTGGAGATCAGTATAAACGGTTCATTGTTCAGTCGTATGATCTGTTCTTCCAGATCTTTAATAGAAATAGCTTCACGATCATTTCCATCAGTTTTAACCGTGATCATATTATTGCTGCCCATTCCTAAAAGAGATAGTGACTTTACAGAGGAAGAATGAGGAGTTGCTGTCAGAACTTTCATGGTTTCAGAAACTCCTTCTTTAGCAATATCTCGTCCTTTTTCTTTCCCTAACCATTGACGAGCAACTGCCAGACAGGTAAAATTAGACATTGTTGCTCCGGTAACAAAGCCGCCTAGAAAACTATCCGGAAGTTCCAGTAGCTCCAGAATAAGTTTGATGGTTTCAAATTCTACATTCGCAGAAATATCTCCCTGCCCTTTTGTAGATTGGGTATTCTGATCATAAATGGTAGTCAGCCAGTCTCCGGCAATAGATGCCGGTGTAGTGCCTCCGGTTACAAATCCCAAATATCTTGGGCCGGAAGATGCTACCATGATAGCTTCAAACCTTTCGTTGAATATTTTGATTACTTCTTCGGTTCCATAACCATACTCCGGCAGGCTTACCGGCTCTGATACAAAAGGGTTATTGATGGATGTAGGCCTGTCCGAAAGAGAACTCAGGTATTCTGCTCCTTGCTTTTTTATAATATCTAATAGATGGCTTATGTTTACTGAATCATTTTTCAGGTGTTCTTTCATGATGGTGGGATAATGTATAATCTATTCAAATGTATTGAATAGTCTTCAAAGAACCATTAAATATAGAATAAATACTCGAATTTTCCCTTCTTAGCACGCATTTTGCATCCTACAACGCTCTTAAAAATTTCAGTATCTTTAAGAGTATCAACTTTAATCTCAAAAAAATAAACACCCATGATCAAAAATTTAATGTTCCTTATTTCTTTTTGTTTTTTAGTATTGTCATGTAAAACAGAGACTCCATTACCTCCCGTTGATAAAAAAGCAATTGTTGATTCTACCATCACCGCTTTTCAGGAAACACTTTTAGAGCAGCAGATTGATTCTGTATTCAAGAAGTATCATTTTAATGGAAGTATAGCCGTTTTTAAAGATTCTCTTCCTCTTTACAAAAAAGAAAAAGGGTATTCGGATTTTAAGAGAAAAACTAAAATAGACAGCAGTACCATTTTTGCTATAGGATCTGTAAGTAAGCAGTTCACGGCCGTTATGGTCTTGCTTCAGATGGAACAGGGAAAATTAAATGTTACGGATAAAGTTTCTAAATATTTAAAGGAGTTTCAGATCAAAGAATATGAAAACATTACGATTCATCAGCTTCTGAATCACACTTCAGGACTGAATATGATGGGTGGAAAACTGATGTTTAAAAGCGGGACAGATTTTTTCTACTCCAACGATGGTTTTAATGCGTTGGGAAAAATCGTAGAAACCGTATCCGGAAAATCATACGATGACAATGCGTTAGAACTATTCAAAAAGGCAGGTATGACCCAATCTTCAACCGGAGATATTTTTAAAGGAAACAATTTTGCATCTGCTTATTTGGGAAATGCTAATAAATTCGAAGAAGTTCCCAATATGCCTAAAAGATTAGGTGGAAAAGAAATAGGTACTCCTGCCGGTGGAGTTCTTTCTACTATTCAGGATCTTCATGCATGGAACAGTGCGTTGTATGGCGGCAAAATTCTGAAGCCGGAAACGCTTAAACTCTTCATGGCAAAAAGTGCAGAAAGACGACATGCAATCTTTGGAAAAATGGGCTATGCCTATGGAATTATGCTGAACATCGGCAAGCCCAATTCTTATTTTCACAGCGGATATATAAAAGGTTCCCCTTCTCTGAATATCTATTATCCTGAAACAAAGACTTCTGTTATTATTCTTTCTAATATTGCAGATGAAGAAAAAGGAAAGAGTCTAGTTTTCAAACCGCATATTGAAGTAAAAAAAATTACAGATCATCTTGAAAACACCCTTAATCAGCTTAGATCAGGACACTAATTTTTCTTGCTTTATAATACAATAACTGAATTTTAACTGCCATAGCATATAAAAAGAAAAGCTTTAGCATTCCACTTCCCTCTACTGCCAGATTATCATAAAAAAGATAGACAGAAGTGAAAAGCACAATGCCAGCAAGTGCATTCTTTATTATCAAAGGATGGAAACTGAGCTGTACGTAATGGTAGAGTTTCATTTTTCTGAAAATGAGGTTATAGGCTAAGAGTGAAATCAAGGCTCCTAACAAAACAACTTCAGAATACATAAACACTTCTGGGCCCGTCAATATAAATTTGGAAAGAAGCAACGTGAAGACCGCAGCATACAGCATAATATTCTTAAATCTTTTCTGAAGCATTTCTTTTTCA
Proteins encoded in this region:
- a CDS encoding serine hydrolase domain-containing protein: MIKNLMFLISFCFLVLSCKTETPLPPVDKKAIVDSTITAFQETLLEQQIDSVFKKYHFNGSIAVFKDSLPLYKKEKGYSDFKRKTKIDSSTIFAIGSVSKQFTAVMVLLQMEQGKLNVTDKVSKYLKEFQIKEYENITIHQLLNHTSGLNMMGGKLMFKSGTDFFYSNDGFNALGKIVETVSGKSYDDNALELFKKAGMTQSSTGDIFKGNNFASAYLGNANKFEEVPNMPKRLGGKEIGTPAGGVLSTIQDLHAWNSALYGGKILKPETLKLFMAKSAERRHAIFGKMGYAYGIMLNIGKPNSYFHSGYIKGSPSLNIYYPETKTSVIILSNIADEEKGKSLVFKPHIEVKKITDHLENTLNQLRSGH
- a CDS encoding diphthine--ammonia ligase is translated as MKCKALFNWSSGKDSALALYKIVQENQYDVETLLTSINKEFQRISMHGVHVHLLEQQASLIGIPLTKMELPKEPSMEEYQEIMHTTMAEIQAQGITHSIFGDIFLEDLRQYREKQLNTIGMQAVFPLWKQDTSDLIREFLKLGFKTIVTCVNGTYLDKSFAGRIIDQQFLDDLPENIDPCGENGEFHTFTFDGPIFKSPVQFEIGETVKKTYPKPKSNSEDQDEEYVFWFCDLIPK
- a CDS encoding pyridoxal phosphate-dependent decarboxylase family protein, yielding MKEHLKNDSVNISHLLDIIKKQGAEYLSSLSDRPTSINNPFVSEPVSLPEYGYGTEEVIKIFNERFEAIMVASSGPRYLGFVTGGTTPASIAGDWLTTIYDQNTQSTKGQGDISANVEFETIKLILELLELPDSFLGGFVTGATMSNFTCLAVARQWLGKEKGRDIAKEGVSETMKVLTATPHSSSVKSLSLLGMGSNNMITVKTDGNDREAISIKDLEEQIIRLNNEPFILISSGGTVNTVDFDDFIEIKKLKEKYNFWWHIDAAFGGFAACSEHYKHLVKGWESADSITVDCHKWLNVPYESALFFVKEEYKILQGETFQNSNAPYLVDPLADFNYLNFLPENSRRLKALPAWFTLMAYGKEGYKEIVENNVSLARNFGRLIENSNDFKLLVPVRLNTVCFTLKDDTKQEEIGKFLEMLNSTGKVFMTPTFYNQHKGIRAAFVNWKTNETDVQLIFETMNNTITQLK
- a CDS encoding M16 family metallopeptidase, whose amino-acid sequence is MKNLLVGTAVLFFTGIATPLFSQKSETPKFVSNTEGVKEYTLVNGMKVLLIPDASQSNMVVNIIYNVGSKHEGYGEKGMAHLLEHMLFKSTKKLGDIKKQLSDKGGDANGTTWYDRTNYYEIFPSSDENLKWALEMEADRMVNATILQTDLDKEFSVVRNEFEIGENNPGSVLMERIVSTAYLWHNYGNSTIGSKEDIERVKAPTLRKFYEKHYQPDNATLVVAGKFDEKQALNYITQYFSVIPRPSRVLDQTYTVEPAQDGERFVELKRSGDSKIVGALYHTAPYADKDYAALDALSEILTADPSGYLYKAMIDSHKAASVYSYQPTVRDAAFMYFGLEIPADKDVKAVESEFRTELDKVAIIKYTEQDVTRAKAKILKQIENTKNNTINFAIGLTEIVGAGSYKLGMLYRDNVEKLTLADIQRVADKYFKTNNRTVGVFVPAKDEKRVKNLEYSDDQIASLTKDYKGKALEKEVAPFEASVKNLKANLSEGKLSNGMKYGVIKKEIKGGKVMGSFRFPVSNAKDLSGKAQIGALMAQVMKTGTKSHTKEQIQDMLDQWKSSINFSFKGQTLTANVNTYKEHLPKVMDLMKEILTESNFPEAELVKTVNEYNTYLEGSLNDPQALAFTEIGKITENYPKESIYYTPSFKEQIEANKTIKRQELVDFYNKIIGSNNGVGTMIGDLDSKTASTLMENTFGKWNSKSNYEQIKPELFATKKEDKIYLTPDKENGAAVGKISFSMDRNSPDYPALLIANEMLGSGGFMTARIPMRLREKEGISYGAGSYMAVPTDNNVASWGWYAFFNPTKKDAVNKALKEEVNKAVKEGFTEEEFKSNLTSWLTSRKTSLGNESTLMGLVNSQLQYGIPLEDYDTLEAKVSALKVGQVNDVLKKYISEDKLTSVFAGDFNKK